A DNA window from Jaculus jaculus isolate mJacJac1 chromosome 1, mJacJac1.mat.Y.cur, whole genome shotgun sequence contains the following coding sequences:
- the LOC101612833 gene encoding maleylacetoacetate isomerase-like: MKQVPALRIDGLIIGQSLAIIDYLEETRPTPRLLPQDPKKRASVREISNLIASSIQPLENLSVLKQVGQENQLTWAQKVIASGFTALEQILQKTAGKYCVGDEVSMAYLCLVPQVANAERFKVDLTPYPTISHIKTLLTLEAFQVSHPCQAEGLAPKFRPTGTGQRGETEEDVGAQNRPRNKQVVTEKAGDLDSNPQT; encoded by the coding sequence ATGAAGCAAGTGCCAGCCCTGAGGATTGATGGACTCATCATTGGCCAGTCACTGGCCATTATTGACTACCTGGAGGAGACTCGCCCCACTCCACGGCTCCTGCCGCAGGACCCAAAGAAGAGAGCCAGCGTGCGCGAGATTTCTAACCTCATCGCCAGCAGCATCCAGCCCCTGGAGAACCTGTCTGTCCTAAAGCAGGTGGGACAGGAAAACCAGCTGACCTGGGCGCAGAAGGtcattgcttctggctttactgcTCTGGAGCAGATCCTGCAGAAAACAGCAGGGAAATACTGTGTAGGCGATGAGGTGTCCATGGCGTACCTGTGCTTGGTGCCCCAGGTGGCAAATGCTGAAAGGTTCAAAGTGGATCTCACTCCCTACCCTACCATCAGCCACATCAAGACACTGCTGACCTTGGAAGCTTTCCAAGTGTCTCACCCCTGCCAAGCTGAGGGCCTAGCTCCCAAATTCCGCCCCACTGGCacagggcagagaggagagacagaggaagatgtGGGGGCGCAGAACAGGCCCAGAAACAAGCAAGTTGTAACTGAAAAGGCAGGAGACTTGGACTCTAACCCTCAAACTTGA